A region of Vitis vinifera cultivar Pinot Noir 40024 chromosome 13, ASM3070453v1 DNA encodes the following proteins:
- the LOC100261501 gene encoding peroxisomal nicotinamide adenine dinucleotide carrier has protein sequence MSDALINGLAGAGGGIIAQLLTYPLQTVNTRQQTERDPKREKRKLGTIGQMYQVVKHEGWDRLYGGLTPSLVGTAASQGVYYYFYQIFRNKAEASALERMKNGIGDGSVGMFSSLVVAALSGCVNVLLTNPIWVIVTRMQTHTKISKQSKPIYSPAVAANEAAVSAIEPTPYGTSHAIQEVYGEAGVRGFWKGVLPTLIMVSNPSIQFMLYETMLKKLRKRRASQKKDSGGITASEIFLLGALAKLGATVVTYPLLVVKSRLQAKQVAGGDKRHHYKGTCDAIGKMIHYEGFAGFYKGMNTKIVQSVLAAAVLFMVKEELVRGVRLLLSKKVTNTVR, from the exons ATGTCCGACGCTTTGATCAACGGGCTAGCCGGAGCCGGAGGCGGAATCATCGCTCAGCTCCTCACATATCCTCTCCAAACT GTAAATACTCGTCAACAAACGGAGCGCGATccgaagagagagaagaggaagCTTGGGACTATTGGACAAATGTATCAG GTTGTAAAGCATGAAGGATGGGATCGGCTGTACGGAGGGTTAACGCCGTCGCTGGTCGGTACGGCTGCATCTCAG GGcgtttactattatttttatcaaatattcaGGAACAAGGCAGAAGCTAGTGCGCTTGAACGCATGAAGAATGGGATTGGTGATGGATCAGTCGGAATGTTCTCATCGCTCGTGGTGGCTGCTTTATCTGG GTGCGTGAATGTGCTATTGACCAACCCTATTTGGGTCATTGTTACTCGCATGCAG ACTCACACAAAAATCTCAAAGCAGTCCAAGCCTATTTATAGTCCAGCAGTTGCTGCAAATGAAGCAGCTGTTTCTGCAATCGAGCCTACTCCTTATGGAACTAGCCATGCG ATTCAAGAAGTCTATGGTGAAGCTGGAGTTCGGGGTTTCTGGAAAGGTGTATTACCCACATTGATCATG GTGAGCAATCCTTCCATACAATTCATGTTGTATGAAACAATGTTGAAGAAGCTGAGGAAGAGACGTGCCTCACAAAAGAAGGATAGTGGTGGAATAACTGCTTCGGAG ATATTTCTTCTTGGAGCTTTGGCTAAACTTGGAGCTACAGTTGTGACATATCCTCTTTTGGTTGTGAAG TCAAGGCTTCAAGCAAAGCAAGTTGCCGGGGGTGACAAAAGGCATCATTATAAAG GCACATGTGATGCGATTGGGAAGATGATTCACTATGAAGGTTTTGCTGGCTTTTACAAAGGGATGAACACAAAAATTGTGCAAAGTGTTCTTGCAGCAGCTGTTTTATTCATGGTTAAGGAAGAACTTGTGAGAGGGGTTCGATTGTTGTTGTCTAAGAAGGTCACTAATACAGTTAGATAG
- the LOC100266706 gene encoding uncharacterized protein LOC100266706: MASSRPLDIDLTVVSAKHLQNVNWKHGELKPYAIFWVDPDRRLATKPDESGSTCPVWNERFTVSVNLPLHDSVLTLEVFHSKPSETPKPLVGSLQVPLKDLVDSDDSNRIKTFQLRRPSGRPQGKIRVKLAIRERPSPPAPDYYLTPPVSFYYSSAPPPPAPNPVGYSHLSHTIPLPPPVPQSPSPHPYGTFCNPYPGYYGYYSRAPPPPRPFFDWSANYGGPSAPVDHSPYDQKQMGVKYEEAKIKDRAESELGARDYYKDHRFDY; the protein is encoded by the coding sequence ATGGCATCATCTCGTCCTCTGGACATCGACCTCACCGTCGTCTCCGCTAAGCACCTCCAGAACGTTAACTGGAAACATGGTGAACTCAAGCCTTACGCCATCTTCTGGGTCGACCCGGACCGCCGGCTTGCTACCAAACCAGACGAATCCGGCTCGACTTGTCCTGTCTGGAACGAGCGGTTCACCGTCTCCGTCAACCTTCCCCTCCACGACTCAGTCCTCACTCTCGAAGTCTTCCATTCCAAACCCTCCGAGACCCCCAAACCCCTGGTTGGATCGCTCCAAGTCCCCCTCAAAGACCTGGTCGACTCGGACGATTCCAACCGCATCAAAACATTCCAACTCCGCCGTCCCTCCGGCCGTCCCCAAGGCAAGATCCGCGTAAAACTTGCCATCCGAGAACGCCCCTCACCCCCGGCGCCCGATTACTATCTTACCCCACCGGTGTCCTTCTATTATTCCAGTGCCCCTCCTCCACCTGCGCCTAATCCTGTAGGATACTCCCACCTATCGCATACCATTCCTCTCCCTCCTCCGGTGCCTCAATCGCCGTCTCCGCATCCCTACGGTACCTTTTGCAATCCTTATCCTGGCTACTACGGGTACTACTCGCGGGCGCCGCCGCCTCCGAGGCCGTTCTTTGATTGGTCGGCGAATTACGGTGGGCCATCTGCGCCGGTTGATCATTCGCCCTATGATCAGAAGCAAATGGGGGTAAAGTACGAGGAGGCAAAGATCAAAGACAGGGCCGAGAGTGAATTGGGTGCTCGGGACTATTACAAAGATCATCGCTTTGATTACTAA